One window from the genome of Kaistella carnis encodes:
- a CDS encoding L-serine ammonia-lyase: MESISVFEIIKVGIGPSSSHTMGPWNAAESFIRKIKTSHQLQEVKEVFVEFFGSLAKTGIGHGTDIAGMLGLSGENFKLIDTSKIDQKVEAIKSSSTINLNGEKEIPFIYGHHLILNKQKSLDFHPNGMIFKAIFENGEELIQDYYSIGGGFIATQEANSYENHCTRTLYPCHNGKDIDKNIAKLGLDKISDLVFLNEESWRTKEDTEKEALYIWQQIKECIYKGVNKEGVLPGGLNVTRRAAGLNRKLLGDKVYKNIHEWYQYLVDADLSFTNINKWVSCFALAVNEENASFGRIITAPTNGASGVIPAVLMYSQCFTEFKSDENVIRFLLVAGEIGTLFKKNATISAAMGGCQAEIGVSSAMAAAGLTEIMGGTPGQVQMAAEIAMEHHLGMTCDPIGGLVQIPCIERNSMGAMKAITAANIALESDPAKARVTLDEVIQSMWETAQSMNDRFKETSEGGLAIAVNVAEC; this comes from the coding sequence ATGGAATCAATCAGTGTTTTTGAAATTATAAAAGTTGGAATCGGGCCGTCAAGTTCTCATACGATGGGACCCTGGAACGCAGCGGAAAGTTTTATCAGAAAAATAAAAACCAGTCACCAACTTCAGGAGGTAAAAGAAGTTTTTGTAGAATTCTTTGGATCTCTTGCTAAGACCGGAATTGGTCACGGAACCGATATCGCTGGAATGCTCGGACTTTCCGGGGAAAATTTTAAACTGATCGACACTTCTAAAATTGATCAAAAAGTGGAAGCCATCAAATCTTCAAGTACTATAAATTTGAATGGTGAAAAAGAAATTCCATTTATTTACGGACATCATTTGATTTTAAACAAACAGAAATCACTGGACTTTCATCCAAACGGAATGATTTTCAAAGCCATATTTGAAAATGGCGAAGAACTGATTCAGGATTACTATTCCATAGGTGGCGGATTTATCGCGACCCAAGAAGCCAATTCGTACGAAAACCATTGTACCAGAACATTATACCCGTGTCACAATGGAAAAGACATTGATAAAAATATCGCAAAATTAGGTTTGGATAAAATTTCAGATCTCGTTTTTCTGAATGAAGAATCTTGGCGAACCAAAGAAGACACTGAAAAAGAAGCATTGTATATCTGGCAACAGATTAAAGAATGTATTTACAAAGGCGTGAACAAAGAAGGTGTTCTTCCGGGTGGACTTAATGTTACCCGTCGTGCTGCGGGTTTAAATAGAAAACTGCTGGGCGATAAAGTCTATAAAAACATCCACGAATGGTATCAATATTTGGTCGATGCCGATTTAAGTTTCACCAATATCAACAAATGGGTTTCTTGTTTTGCCTTGGCGGTGAACGAAGAAAATGCCAGTTTCGGACGGATCATCACGGCGCCAACTAATGGTGCAAGTGGCGTAATTCCCGCCGTTCTCATGTATTCCCAATGTTTCACAGAATTTAAAAGTGACGAAAATGTCATCCGTTTTCTTTTGGTAGCAGGTGAAATTGGAACGCTCTTTAAAAAGAACGCTACTATTTCTGCAGCCATGGGCGGTTGCCAGGCCGAGATTGGCGTTTCCTCTGCCATGGCGGCGGCAGGTCTCACCGAAATCATGGGCGGAACTCCGGGTCAGGTTCAAATGGCTGCCGAAATTGCCATGGAACATCACCTCGGCATGACTTGCGATCCGATCGGTGGATTGGTTCAGATTCCGTGCATCGAGCGTAATTCTATGGGCGCCATGAAGGCGATTACCGCGGCCAATATTGCTTTAGAATCCGATCCTGCCAAAGCGCGCGTGACGTTAGACGAGGTGATTCAATCGATGTGGGAAACTGCTCAAAGCATGAACGACCGTTTCAAAGAAACTTCCGAAGGTGGTCTCGCCATCGCTGTTAACGTTGCTGAGTGTTAA
- a CDS encoding DUF3997 domain-containing protein, producing MEVFIIIILFFIFSCGNDPLEKNYELDYNPMNEVNLVVPEKQGYQRIEIPGHILFYGHNKDFIIANQKPTDSIYSSDNNLTFDKQQEMIFNLDVSKFWIITLRNDSIYGPLDKTEYFKARKLLKVPDHLKLDNSTQSFYTDGKREDIQYYNPDSSVIDLKNLRHCPAKCVS from the coding sequence ATGGAAGTTTTTATAATTATTATACTATTTTTTATCTTCTCATGCGGAAACGATCCACTTGAGAAAAATTATGAGTTAGATTACAATCCAATGAATGAAGTTAATTTGGTTGTGCCAGAAAAACAAGGGTATCAACGAATTGAAATTCCTGGACATATTTTATTTTACGGACACAATAAAGATTTCATAATAGCAAATCAGAAACCTACTGACAGCATTTATAGTAGTGATAACAATCTCACATTTGACAAACAACAAGAAATGATCTTCAATTTAGACGTTTCTAAATTTTGGATTATAACATTAAGAAATGATAGTATTTACGGACCTTTAGATAAAACAGAATACTTTAAAGCACGTAAACTTTTGAAAGTTCCTGATCATTTAAAACTGGATAATTCAACCCAAAGTTTCTACACTGACGGAAAAAGAGAAGACATTCAATATTATAATCCTGATTCTTCAGTAATTGACTTAAAAAATTTAAGACACTGTCCCGCAAAGTGTGTAAGTTGA
- a CDS encoding IS256 family transposase, whose amino-acid sequence MIDKEELLNNKDFYKSFKSGEDLTSFFKTMHKRAVEHMLEAELDDHLDTEKHQKTKDGNYRNGHQTKKIKTSFGEDEIKVPRDRESTFEPALVPKRHNIIEGLENVIISFYAKGMSVSDIEDQIKEMYDFDVSTSTISRITNAVSSEIVAWQNRPLEDLYLIVWMDGIVFKVRENSKVINKTIYLAVGLRRDGRKEVLGMWLGKNESSSFWMSVLTDIKARGVEDILITATDNLNGFTQTIRSVFPQSQTQICVVHQIRNACKYVVWKDRKAFTSDMKHIYNAPTKQAAEAALNDFAEKWESKYSYAIKSWRDNWDELTVFFEFPVEIRKIIYTTNLIENLNGKIRKYTKNKMSFPTDDAVLKSVFLALREATKKWTMPIRDWGIVLNQFMLIFEERLKL is encoded by the coding sequence ATGATCGACAAAGAAGAATTATTAAACAACAAGGATTTCTACAAATCCTTCAAGAGTGGAGAAGATTTAACCTCTTTCTTCAAAACAATGCACAAACGAGCCGTAGAACATATGCTCGAAGCCGAATTAGATGACCATCTGGATACCGAGAAACATCAAAAAACAAAAGACGGAAATTATCGCAATGGCCATCAAACCAAGAAGATAAAAACCTCTTTTGGCGAAGATGAAATTAAAGTTCCGCGGGATAGGGAAAGTACTTTTGAGCCAGCCTTAGTTCCCAAAAGGCATAATATTATTGAAGGTTTGGAAAATGTTATCATCTCATTTTATGCCAAAGGAATGAGTGTAAGTGATATTGAAGATCAGATCAAGGAAATGTATGATTTTGATGTTTCAACATCCACAATATCCAGGATTACCAATGCGGTTTCCAGTGAGATTGTCGCTTGGCAAAATCGGCCACTAGAGGATTTATACCTCATTGTTTGGATGGATGGAATTGTTTTTAAAGTCCGTGAGAACTCAAAAGTTATCAACAAAACCATTTATCTTGCCGTTGGTTTAAGACGGGATGGAAGAAAAGAAGTTCTGGGAATGTGGCTTGGAAAAAACGAAAGTTCCAGTTTTTGGATGAGCGTTTTAACTGACATAAAAGCACGTGGCGTAGAAGATATACTGATCACTGCAACGGATAATCTCAATGGATTTACCCAAACTATTCGCAGTGTTTTCCCACAATCTCAAACTCAGATCTGCGTGGTGCATCAGATTAGAAATGCTTGTAAATACGTAGTTTGGAAGGACAGAAAAGCCTTTACTTCCGACATGAAACACATTTACAACGCTCCCACCAAGCAAGCCGCAGAAGCCGCCTTAAATGATTTTGCAGAAAAATGGGAATCTAAATATTCGTATGCCATCAAATCCTGGAGAGATAATTGGGATGAATTAACGGTATTTTTCGAATTTCCGGTGGAAATCCGTAAAATCATTTACACCACCAATTTAATAGAAAATCTCAACGGAAAAATAAGAAAATATACTAAAAATAAAATGTCTTTTCCTACTGATGATGCGGTTTTAAAGTCAGTTTTCCTTGCCTTAAGAGAAGCAACAAAAAAATGGACAATGCCGATTCGAGATTGGGGAATCGTATTAAATCAATTTATGCTTATATTTGAAGAAAGGCTCAAGTTATAA
- a CDS encoding prephenate dehydrogenase: MKLTIIGVGLIGGSIALKLREKHFVDYIYGVDYSEQHLREAKELEIIDEASPLENAVKNSDLIIVAIPVDSAKKNLESVLALINDQQTVMDVGSTKSGIVQAANLHKNRNRFVAFHPMWGTENSGPKSAISDSFTGRAGVICDKEDSAPDALKMVEQVAEHLEMNLLYMDAESHDVHTAYISHISHITSYALANTVLEKEREEDTIFQLASSGFSSTVRLAKSHPEMWVPIFRQNKENVLDVLNEHITQLRKFKSALEKDNYEYLEELIRNANKIRGILK, from the coding sequence GTGAAATTAACTATTATTGGTGTTGGTTTGATTGGTGGATCAATCGCCTTAAAATTAAGGGAAAAACATTTTGTAGATTACATTTACGGAGTAGATTACAGCGAGCAACACTTACGTGAAGCCAAAGAACTGGAAATAATCGATGAAGCTTCACCGTTAGAAAATGCAGTAAAAAATTCTGATTTAATTATTGTAGCAATTCCCGTAGATTCTGCAAAAAAAAATTTAGAGTCTGTTCTTGCTCTAATTAATGATCAGCAAACCGTAATGGATGTAGGCTCTACCAAATCCGGGATTGTTCAGGCCGCCAATCTTCATAAAAACAGAAACCGTTTTGTGGCATTTCACCCGATGTGGGGAACGGAAAATTCAGGTCCGAAATCTGCCATTTCAGACAGTTTTACAGGAAGAGCCGGCGTTATTTGTGACAAAGAGGATTCTGCGCCGGATGCGTTGAAAATGGTGGAGCAAGTGGCTGAACATTTAGAAATGAACCTGCTCTACATGGATGCCGAAAGTCATGATGTTCACACGGCATATATCTCTCATATTTCCCATATTACTTCTTATGCTCTGGCAAATACCGTTTTAGAAAAAGAACGTGAAGAAGACACTATTTTCCAGTTAGCGAGTTCCGGTTTTTCAAGTACGGTTCGTTTGGCGAAATCTCACCCGGAAATGTGGGTTCCGATTTTCCGTCAGAATAAAGAAAATGTGCTGGATGTTTTGAATGAACATATTACGCAACTTCGTAAGTTTAAATCTGCCTTGGAAAAGGACAATTATGAGTATTTGGAAGAGTTGATCCGAAATGCGAATAAGATTAGGGGGATTTTGAAGTAG
- a CDS encoding alanine dehydrogenase, with protein sequence MSHTHVFTPFSEQDLLPQEEKLEIVRKGKQFSIGIPKETCLNERRTCITPDAVQVLVANGHQIIVETGAGEGSFYTDLQYSESGAKITQNPQEAFEQDLVLKINPPTTEEIEMLKPNTYLVSALQINLRDKEYFKKLAEKKINAIAFEFIADEYKQLSLVRLIGEIAGSISVLYAAELLALSNGLMLGGITGVRPTEVVVMGAGIVGEFATKAALGLGASVKVFDNSLSKLRRLHMMVDGRVPTSIIDPKELTKSLKRADVVIGALSKLSHVPIVTEEMVAGMKKGSVIIDVTIDNGKMIETSELTCMDNPYIIKHGVIHCGLPNLTSKMPRTTTKAISNFFLSYLLNYDEEGGFENMLVRKNEMKQSLYMYKGRHTKKMICDRFDLTYHDINLLIF encoded by the coding sequence ATGAGTCATACCCACGTTTTTACCCCTTTTTCTGAACAGGATCTTTTGCCCCAAGAGGAGAAACTAGAAATTGTAAGAAAAGGAAAACAGTTTAGTATAGGAATTCCGAAAGAAACCTGTCTTAATGAACGAAGAACTTGTATTACGCCCGATGCAGTGCAGGTTTTAGTTGCCAATGGCCATCAGATCATAGTAGAAACGGGAGCAGGCGAAGGTTCCTTCTACACCGATTTACAATACTCAGAGTCGGGTGCAAAAATTACTCAAAATCCGCAGGAAGCCTTCGAACAGGATTTGGTTTTAAAAATCAATCCACCTACAACGGAGGAGATTGAAATGTTGAAACCCAATACTTACCTCGTTTCTGCACTTCAGATCAACTTGCGGGACAAAGAATATTTCAAAAAACTGGCGGAGAAAAAAATAAACGCCATTGCATTTGAGTTTATTGCTGATGAATACAAACAGCTTTCTTTGGTTAGACTGATCGGCGAAATTGCCGGAAGCATTTCTGTACTTTACGCCGCTGAACTACTGGCTTTATCGAATGGACTAATGCTGGGTGGAATTACGGGTGTTCGTCCAACAGAAGTAGTCGTAATGGGCGCTGGAATCGTAGGCGAATTTGCAACAAAGGCCGCCTTAGGTTTGGGAGCAAGTGTAAAAGTGTTTGACAATTCACTTTCAAAATTACGCCGTTTACACATGATGGTGGACGGAAGAGTTCCTACTTCCATCATCGATCCAAAAGAATTAACGAAAAGTCTAAAAAGAGCCGATGTGGTCATTGGCGCGCTTTCCAAATTAAGCCACGTTCCAATTGTGACCGAAGAAATGGTTGCGGGCATGAAAAAAGGCAGCGTCATCATCGATGTCACCATTGACAATGGAAAGATGATTGAAACGTCGGAACTGACCTGTATGGACAATCCTTATATCATCAAACATGGCGTGATTCACTGTGGTTTACCCAATCTAACGTCGAAAATGCCGCGTACCACTACGAAAGCCATTTCTAACTTCTTCCTTTCTTATCTTTTAAATTATGATGAAGAAGGAGGTTTTGAAAATATGCTTGTTCGCAAAAATGAGATGAAGCAATCGCTTTATATGTACAAAGGCCGCCACACCAAAAAAATGATTTGTGACCGTTTCGATCTTACTTATCATGATATCAACCTTTTAATTTTCTAA
- the tsaE gene encoding tRNA (adenosine(37)-N6)-threonylcarbamoyltransferase complex ATPase subunit type 1 TsaE, which produces MEFKINKIEDWQSVIEEILPKLQHNILLLKGNLGAGKTTFTQFLLKRLGSNDEVSSPTYAIVNEYDSPKGNIFHFDLYRIKNADEVEDIGIHEYLDHAFLSIIEWPEVYEYELSQFPHHEMSIETEGAFRIVKFV; this is translated from the coding sequence ATGGAATTTAAAATTAATAAAATTGAAGACTGGCAATCGGTCATTGAGGAAATTCTGCCAAAACTTCAGCACAATATTCTTTTATTAAAGGGAAATCTGGGCGCCGGCAAAACCACCTTCACCCAGTTTCTTTTAAAGAGATTGGGCAGCAATGATGAAGTCTCCTCTCCCACTTACGCCATCGTTAATGAATATGATTCACCAAAAGGAAACATTTTTCATTTCGATCTTTACCGCATTAAAAATGCCGATGAAGTTGAAGATATTGGGATCCACGAATACCTCGACCATGCTTTCCTCAGCATCATCGAGTGGCCGGAAGTTTATGAATATGAACTTTCCCAGTTTCCCCATCACGAAATGAGTATAGAAACTGAAGGCGCTTTTAGGATTGTTAAGTTCGTCTAA
- a CDS encoding isoaspartyl peptidase/L-asparaginase family protein, with protein MKKLLLSSLLSFSLMISAQKKYVLVIHGGAGTILKSNMTAKQEDEYKAKLTEALKAGYAEIQKGNSSVDAVAASIMIMEDSPLFNAGKGAVFTAAGTNELDASIMYGKDKSAGAIAGVHTIKNPITAAIAVMQKSEHVMLSGVGAEEFAKEQKLDIVDPSYFWTKNRWEGLQKLKQKEKTTTKKVSQSTLPESYEIDQKFGTVGAVALDKSGNIAAGTSTGGMTNKKYGRIGDAPIIGSGTYANSQVGISATGWGEYFIRATAARTIAAKMEYQNKNIQTATQETIDEIGKMGGDGGVIALDKNGNIAMPFNTAGMYRGAITEDGEVMIEIYK; from the coding sequence ATGAAAAAACTCCTACTCTCTTCTCTCCTTTCCTTTTCCTTGATGATATCGGCACAAAAAAAATACGTTCTCGTAATTCATGGTGGTGCCGGAACGATTCTTAAATCAAACATGACCGCCAAACAAGAAGATGAATATAAAGCAAAACTGACAGAAGCTTTAAAAGCTGGCTATGCTGAAATCCAAAAAGGAAATTCCTCTGTTGATGCAGTTGCGGCTTCAATTATGATCATGGAAGATTCGCCTTTGTTTAATGCAGGAAAAGGAGCAGTTTTCACCGCCGCTGGAACAAATGAACTCGATGCTTCTATTATGTATGGGAAGGACAAATCAGCGGGCGCCATTGCGGGAGTTCACACGATTAAAAATCCTATCACGGCAGCAATTGCTGTGATGCAAAAATCGGAACATGTAATGTTATCCGGAGTTGGTGCAGAAGAATTTGCGAAAGAGCAAAAATTAGATATTGTAGATCCATCCTATTTTTGGACTAAAAACAGATGGGAAGGTTTGCAGAAATTGAAACAAAAAGAAAAAACAACGACAAAAAAGGTCTCCCAAAGTACGTTGCCGGAATCTTATGAAATCGATCAAAAATTTGGAACTGTGGGCGCCGTTGCTTTAGATAAAAGTGGAAATATTGCAGCCGGAACGTCAACCGGTGGAATGACGAATAAAAAATATGGCAGAATTGGTGACGCACCGATTATTGGTTCCGGAACTTATGCCAATTCTCAGGTCGGTATTTCAGCGACGGGTTGGGGCGAATATTTCATCCGTGCTACAGCAGCAAGAACCATAGCGGCGAAAATGGAATATCAAAATAAAAATATTCAAACGGCGACACAGGAAACCATCGACGAGATCGGAAAAATGGGTGGCGACGGCGGCGTTATCGCTTTAGATAAGAACGGAAACATAGCAATGCCTTTCAATACCGCCGGAATGTACCGAGGTGCGATTACTGAAGACGGCGAAGTGATGATCGAAATCTACAAATAA
- a CDS encoding IS1595 family transposase, with product MNIFSFGVEFSSEEDCISHFKAERDKIGVSCKCGKTDFFWIKSRLSYECKSCRKRTTLRSGTIMENSNLSFLVWYKAMFLMSATKKGFSAKEMQRQLGLKRYEPVWAMMHKLRKAMGKRDERYTLEGMIEMDEGYFTVESRELEQEKGIRGRGAVGKQNVAVMAESTPLENIETGETSKSCRYFKAIVLEDHTAEGINETIKESLAESSIVFTDQSTSYVDISQLVEIHISEKSSKETTKDTLRWVHIFISNAKRNLLGNYHKIKRKNLQLYLNEFVYKLNRRYFEDKLFDRLVIASITGV from the coding sequence ATGAATATTTTTAGTTTTGGCGTAGAGTTTAGCAGTGAAGAGGATTGTATATCTCATTTTAAAGCAGAACGTGACAAAATTGGCGTTTCCTGCAAGTGCGGAAAAACTGATTTTTTTTGGATTAAAAGCAGATTAAGTTACGAGTGTAAATCTTGTAGAAAGCGAACTACATTACGAAGTGGAACCATCATGGAAAATTCCAATTTGTCCTTTCTAGTTTGGTATAAAGCGATGTTTTTGATGAGTGCAACAAAAAAAGGATTTTCTGCTAAAGAAATGCAAAGGCAATTAGGTTTGAAGCGCTATGAGCCAGTTTGGGCTATGATGCACAAATTGAGAAAAGCGATGGGAAAACGAGATGAAAGATACACTTTAGAGGGCATGATTGAAATGGATGAAGGGTATTTTACAGTTGAATCTAGAGAACTGGAACAAGAGAAAGGGATTCGTGGAAGAGGTGCAGTTGGAAAGCAAAATGTTGCAGTGATGGCGGAATCTACGCCATTAGAAAATATAGAAACAGGAGAGACATCGAAATCTTGTAGATATTTTAAAGCAATAGTATTAGAAGATCATACAGCAGAGGGAATTAATGAGACTATTAAAGAATCTTTGGCAGAATCCAGCATAGTTTTTACAGATCAAAGCACGTCATATGTTGATATATCACAACTTGTAGAAATTCATATTTCAGAAAAATCTTCGAAAGAAACTACAAAAGATACTTTGCGTTGGGTTCACATATTTATCAGTAATGCGAAAAGGAATTTATTAGGAAATTACCACAAAATAAAACGCAAAAACCTTCAACTTTATCTAAATGAGTTTGTTTATAAGTTAAATCGGAGATATTTTGAAGATAAACTGTTCGATAGACTTGTGATAGCAAGCATTACAGGAGTATGA